In Gimesia benthica, a single window of DNA contains:
- a CDS encoding alpha-E domain-containing protein produces the protein MLSRVASSVYWLSRYVERAENVARFIDVNYNLTLGETDTLANQWAPLVYTTGDQAPYEKLYGEPTRENVLKFLSFDKKNPNSIISCVSLARENARTIREIIPTVVWEQLNQFYFMVRSAASQPGLMDQPQEFCERVRLASHMLVGATDATMSHGEAWHFSRTGRLIERADKTSRIVDVQYYILLPDARDVGSALDVVRWSALLRSASALAMYRRQYGKITPSRVADFLILDSQFPRAMHFCLRKAQQSLRYITGSTAGTFQNLAEQRMGLLCSNMDYTSIDDIIDQGLHQYIDGFQKQLNLVGEAIQDVFFTPQYQSQTSSTQTQSQTS, from the coding sequence ATGCTCAGTCGTGTCGCTAGTTCCGTTTACTGGTTAAGTCGCTATGTGGAACGTGCAGAAAACGTCGCGCGATTTATAGACGTCAACTACAACCTCACCCTCGGAGAAACGGACACCCTCGCCAATCAGTGGGCGCCGCTCGTCTATACCACCGGAGATCAGGCTCCCTACGAAAAACTCTACGGCGAACCCACGCGGGAAAACGTCCTCAAGTTTCTCTCGTTTGACAAGAAAAATCCGAACTCGATCATCTCCTGTGTCTCACTGGCGCGGGAAAACGCCCGCACCATTCGTGAAATTATCCCCACGGTCGTCTGGGAACAGTTGAATCAGTTCTACTTCATGGTCCGCTCGGCAGCCAGTCAGCCCGGACTGATGGATCAGCCACAGGAATTCTGTGAACGTGTCCGCCTCGCCAGCCACATGCTGGTTGGTGCCACGGATGCCACCATGTCGCATGGAGAAGCCTGGCATTTCTCCCGCACAGGTCGCCTGATTGAACGGGCCGACAAGACCTCGCGCATTGTCGATGTGCAGTACTATATCCTGCTCCCCGATGCCCGGGACGTGGGAAGTGCCCTCGATGTGGTCCGCTGGTCGGCCCTGCTCCGCTCAGCCAGTGCCCTGGCCATGTATCGCAGACAATACGGCAAAATCACCCCCTCGCGCGTCGCGGACTTTCTGATTCTGGATTCTCAGTTCCCCCGGGCAATGCACTTCTGCCTGCGGAAAGCTCAACAGTCACTGCGCTACATCACCGGCAGTACCGCAGGCACTTTCCAGAACCTCGCCGAACAAAGGATGGGGCTCTTATGCTCCAATATGGATTATACCAGCATCGATGACATCATCGATCAGGGACTGCACCAGTACATCGACGGATTCCAAAAGCAGCTCAATCTGGTAGGCGAAGCGATTCAGGATGTATTCTTCACGCCTCAATATCAGTCACAGACATCCTCTACGCAAACGCAATCACAAACGAGTTGA
- a CDS encoding circularly permuted type 2 ATP-grasp protein: MRLAPYQSVDCFDEMFAPDGQPRPSGKKFVERLQTLTEGSLQQRQKAAELSLQNMGITFNVYGHEAGTEKVWPFDLLPRIIDAHEWEIVESGLKQRIHALNLFIDDVYNDCKIFRDKAVPEDLIRSSKTLRQQCQGYQPPQGVWCHITGVDLIRDADGQIYVLEDNLRCPSGVSYVLENRELMKRTFAPVFQGMSVAPIEDYNEQLLKTLLDCAPEGVSDPTAVVLTPGIYNSAYFEHTFLAQQMGVELVQGTDLFVEDGYVFMKTTQGPRRVDVIYRRIDDDFLDPKSFRSDSALGVENLMEVCRAGRVTLANAPGTGVADDKAVYAYVPQIIKYYLGEEAILPNVPTYLCSDQKQRDHVLANLDQLVVKPTNESGGYGILMGPQSSQAERDKCADAIRANPREWIAQPMLKLSTVPTLIGDELCPRHVDLRPFVLCGKDIYVMPGGLTRVALREGSMVVNSSQGGGSKDTWILRNGHTLSDPHFSPAALEKI; this comes from the coding sequence ATGAGGTTAGCTCCCTATCAGTCAGTAGACTGTTTTGATGAAATGTTCGCGCCCGATGGCCAGCCCCGGCCCAGTGGCAAAAAATTCGTGGAACGCCTGCAGACCCTGACTGAAGGCAGTCTGCAGCAACGCCAGAAAGCGGCCGAGCTCTCCCTGCAGAACATGGGTATCACCTTCAACGTCTACGGACATGAAGCGGGCACCGAAAAGGTCTGGCCCTTCGATCTGCTCCCCCGCATTATCGACGCCCATGAGTGGGAGATCGTAGAAAGCGGACTCAAGCAGCGCATCCACGCTCTGAACCTCTTCATCGACGACGTCTACAACGACTGCAAGATCTTCAGAGATAAAGCCGTCCCCGAAGACCTGATCCGCAGCTCCAAAACACTCCGCCAGCAGTGCCAGGGCTATCAGCCTCCTCAGGGAGTCTGGTGCCACATCACCGGCGTCGATCTGATCCGCGATGCTGATGGACAGATCTACGTTCTTGAAGACAACCTCCGCTGTCCGTCCGGCGTCTCCTACGTGCTGGAAAACCGCGAACTGATGAAGCGGACCTTCGCCCCCGTCTTTCAGGGCATGTCAGTCGCCCCCATCGAAGACTACAACGAACAGCTGCTCAAAACACTGCTCGACTGTGCCCCCGAAGGCGTCAGCGATCCCACCGCGGTCGTACTGACACCGGGCATCTATAACTCGGCCTATTTTGAACACACCTTCCTCGCTCAGCAGATGGGCGTGGAACTTGTCCAGGGTACCGACCTGTTCGTGGAAGACGGCTATGTCTTCATGAAGACCACACAGGGACCGCGTCGCGTCGACGTCATCTATCGCCGCATCGACGATGACTTCCTGGACCCGAAATCTTTCCGTTCCGATTCCGCCCTCGGCGTCGAAAACCTGATGGAAGTCTGTCGCGCCGGTCGCGTCACCCTGGCGAATGCACCGGGAACAGGCGTCGCTGACGATAAAGCCGTCTATGCCTACGTGCCGCAGATCATCAAATACTACCTGGGGGAAGAGGCCATTCTGCCGAATGTGCCGACTTACCTCTGTTCTGATCAGAAACAGCGCGATCACGTACTGGCGAACCTGGACCAGCTCGTTGTTAAACCCACCAACGAATCAGGGGGCTACGGCATCCTGATGGGGCCTCAGTCCTCACAGGCAGAACGTGATAAATGTGCCGACGCCATTCGTGCCAATCCCCGCGAATGGATTGCCCAGCCCATGTTAAAACTCTCAACCGTCCCCACCCTGATTGGCGATGAACTTTGCCCCAGACATGTGGACCTGCGACCGTTTGTGCTCTGCGGAAAAGATATTTACGTAATGCCGGGAGGCTTGACGCGTGTAGCGCTGCGAGAAGGATCAATGGTCGTTAACTCTTCACAGGGGGGAGGCAGCAAGGATACGTGGATTCTGCGAAACGGACACACGCTGTCTGATCCGCATTTTTCACCCGCAGCTCTGGAGAAGATTTGA
- a CDS encoding DUF1559 domain-containing protein, with protein MLKRTLPKRGFTLIELLVVIAIIAILIALLLPAVQQAREAARRSTCKNNMKQLGLALHNYNDNFLALPIGTQTGSYSNWRAAILPYIDQANVYSQLTRPNGYWAHSGFPGNTILYSVRIPVYKCPSNPYGMTNTTDYTLSDSNSDPSLQSMIIDYVGISGATPDPVGRTSVCTGDVLASSSSNCNTGMMIPYKSVRFRDCTDGTSNTIILAEQSGQVNGAQKGANALGAWHGWANASLSTWNAGTPLPLSSGGYWYAAGTTTVRNPPNAFWTSGAPTYANSAYSANTVLNSHHVGGIHAVLTDGSVRFLSENIDMNTLRQLCVRDDGQVIGEF; from the coding sequence ATGTTGAAACGTACCCTCCCGAAACGTGGCTTTACGCTCATTGAACTGCTGGTCGTAATTGCCATCATCGCGATTCTGATCGCCCTGCTCCTGCCGGCTGTCCAGCAGGCCCGCGAAGCAGCCCGCCGTTCCACCTGTAAGAACAATATGAAACAGCTGGGACTCGCACTCCACAACTACAACGATAATTTTCTGGCGCTCCCCATCGGAACACAGACCGGTTCCTACTCTAACTGGCGTGCTGCCATCCTGCCCTACATCGATCAGGCCAATGTCTACTCGCAGCTGACCCGTCCCAATGGTTACTGGGCCCACTCCGGTTTTCCGGGAAACACCATTTTGTATTCGGTCCGTATCCCCGTTTACAAATGTCCGTCCAATCCCTACGGCATGACCAACACAACTGACTACACTCTGTCTGACAGTAACTCAGATCCCAGTCTGCAGAGTATGATCATCGACTACGTTGGCATCTCCGGTGCCACCCCCGATCCCGTGGGCCGCACCAGTGTCTGTACCGGTGATGTGCTGGCGAGCAGTTCCAGCAACTGTAACACCGGGATGATGATCCCCTACAAGAGTGTCCGTTTCCGCGACTGTACCGACGGAACATCGAATACCATCATCCTCGCCGAACAGTCCGGTCAGGTGAATGGAGCTCAGAAGGGTGCGAATGCACTGGGTGCCTGGCACGGCTGGGCCAACGCCAGTCTCTCCACCTGGAATGCAGGCACGCCGCTGCCCCTCAGTTCGGGTGGCTACTGGTATGCAGCCGGAACCACGACCGTACGGAATCCTCCCAATGCTTTCTGGACTTCCGGTGCACCGACTTACGCCAACAGTGCCTATTCTGCTAACACGGTACTCAACTCGCATCACGTGGGTGGCATTCACGCCGTGCTGACCGATGGCTCCGTTCGCTTCCTGTCTGAAAACATCGACATGAACACACTCCGTCAACTGTGTGTACGTGACGACGGACAGGTCATCGGAGAATTTTAA
- a CDS encoding Lon protease family protein, with protein sequence MTDTPQYRALSADEVTLDIDPKSFGFKTTKELEPLTDIIGQPRALRALDLGTGIKHPNYHIYISGLVGTGRTELITHAVRQRVLDDSIPDDWVYLNNFDEPDCPHAINLPAGQGIQLRQEMENLIEQLQELLPKAFKEEDFGKEKERLRQVYRKRGDEVFDKLQKLAGEHNMTVQQLPDGQMLFIPLTEGRPMTQEEIEKLTPEQMQEIESHQDELVEMAGRVLQEQREIQRQLSTDVREVARKFATQIIEPMINELQQKFESPRLKDWFPRFKQHVIEHLNLFRDISDMPPQMAQMMAVEGQDAQQRFLEYRVNVVVDNSQLKEPPIIVEDAPNYRNLFGTIERIVDRAGRMMTNFTRIKSGSLHKANGGYLVINLMDALIEPFVWKELKRTLKSRSLEIQIQDPFSMFSTSALQPESIPLNIRLVAMGEPLIYHLLYLHDEDFREIFRVKAEFDTEIDRNGETGQIYGMLVRQLSDREGLIPFDAGAVAELVRVGSRLADDKKKVTSIFSHVADVAREAGFWAEQDKQKVVKAKYVHQAVQESIYRSDLVAEKIRELISDGTLLFQLEGSETSQINGLAVADLGDYAFGRPSRLTASVGVGTAGIINIERESRLSGNTYDKSMLILEGLLRNLYASEQPLTLSASIAMEQSYGGIDGDSATVAEFLCLLSAISEVPLRQDLAVTGSVNQWGEVQAIGGVNEKVEGFFDVCRAHGLTGTQGVCIPVSNVQNLVLRSDVIEAIRMKQFHIYAISNVNQAIELFTGLPAGDVSNPKTFHGKVMDRLSEIAELLLEQKMTDTGRLLWIPGTPLDMPSDPRPPLPGN encoded by the coding sequence ATGACGGACACTCCGCAGTATCGCGCGCTCAGCGCTGACGAAGTCACTCTCGATATTGATCCCAAATCCTTCGGATTCAAAACCACGAAAGAACTCGAGCCGCTGACCGATATCATCGGCCAGCCCCGCGCCTTGCGGGCCCTCGACCTGGGGACGGGAATCAAACATCCCAATTACCATATCTATATTTCAGGACTGGTCGGGACCGGTCGGACTGAACTCATCACCCATGCCGTCCGACAGCGCGTACTCGACGATTCGATTCCCGACGACTGGGTCTATCTGAATAATTTCGATGAGCCCGATTGTCCGCACGCCATTAACCTTCCCGCCGGCCAGGGGATCCAGCTGCGACAGGAGATGGAAAACCTGATCGAGCAGCTGCAGGAACTGCTTCCCAAGGCATTTAAAGAGGAAGATTTCGGCAAGGAAAAAGAGCGACTCCGCCAGGTCTACCGCAAACGGGGCGACGAAGTCTTCGACAAACTGCAGAAGCTGGCGGGCGAACACAACATGACCGTGCAACAGCTACCCGACGGTCAGATGCTGTTCATCCCGCTCACCGAGGGTCGTCCCATGACCCAGGAAGAAATTGAAAAGCTCACGCCGGAGCAAATGCAGGAAATTGAAAGCCACCAGGATGAACTCGTCGAGATGGCCGGGCGGGTCCTGCAGGAACAGCGGGAGATCCAGCGCCAATTGTCGACAGACGTCCGCGAAGTCGCCCGTAAGTTTGCCACGCAGATCATCGAACCCATGATCAATGAACTGCAGCAGAAATTCGAATCCCCGCGACTCAAAGACTGGTTTCCCCGTTTCAAGCAGCATGTCATCGAACATCTCAACCTGTTTCGCGATATCTCAGACATGCCTCCCCAGATGGCGCAGATGATGGCGGTTGAAGGACAGGATGCCCAGCAGCGTTTCCTCGAATATCGCGTCAATGTGGTCGTCGACAACAGCCAGCTCAAAGAGCCGCCGATCATCGTTGAGGATGCCCCCAACTACCGCAACCTGTTTGGAACCATTGAACGCATCGTCGACCGTGCCGGCCGCATGATGACCAATTTCACCCGTATCAAATCGGGCAGCCTGCACAAAGCTAACGGGGGTTACCTGGTCATCAATCTCATGGATGCCCTAATCGAACCATTCGTCTGGAAAGAACTCAAACGCACGCTCAAAAGCCGTTCCCTGGAAATCCAGATCCAGGATCCGTTTTCCATGTTTTCCACCTCTGCCCTGCAGCCTGAGTCGATTCCCCTCAATATCCGACTCGTCGCAATGGGGGAGCCGCTGATCTACCATCTGCTCTATCTGCACGATGAAGACTTCCGCGAGATCTTCCGCGTCAAAGCCGAGTTCGATACCGAAATCGACCGGAACGGCGAAACCGGGCAGATCTACGGCATGCTCGTTCGCCAGTTGAGTGACAGAGAAGGGCTGATCCCCTTTGATGCGGGTGCGGTCGCTGAACTGGTCCGTGTCGGCTCGCGTCTGGCTGACGACAAGAAAAAAGTGACTTCCATTTTCAGCCACGTCGCCGACGTCGCCCGCGAAGCCGGCTTCTGGGCAGAGCAAGACAAACAGAAAGTCGTCAAAGCGAAATACGTGCATCAGGCAGTCCAGGAAAGCATCTACCGCTCCGACCTCGTTGCCGAAAAGATACGAGAACTCATCTCTGATGGCACTCTGCTGTTTCAACTGGAAGGCTCCGAAACCAGCCAGATCAACGGGCTCGCCGTCGCCGATCTGGGAGATTACGCTTTCGGCCGCCCGTCTCGACTCACCGCCAGTGTGGGGGTTGGAACCGCGGGCATCATCAACATCGAACGGGAAAGCCGCTTGAGCGGGAATACCTACGACAAAAGCATGCTGATCCTGGAAGGACTCCTGCGGAACCTCTACGCCAGCGAACAACCGTTGACCCTCTCCGCCAGCATCGCCATGGAACAGAGTTACGGCGGCATCGATGGTGACAGCGCCACTGTCGCCGAGTTCCTCTGCCTGCTCAGCGCCATTTCAGAAGTCCCCCTCCGCCAGGATCTGGCCGTCACCGGATCAGTCAACCAATGGGGTGAAGTCCAGGCGATCGGCGGCGTCAACGAAAAGGTCGAAGGTTTCTTCGACGTCTGTCGTGCCCACGGGCTCACAGGGACTCAGGGAGTCTGTATCCCCGTTTCCAATGTGCAGAATCTCGTCCTGCGTTCCGATGTCATCGAAGCCATCAGGATGAAACAGTTCCACATCTATGCGATCTCGAATGTGAACCAGGCTATCGAACTTTTCACCGGTCTACCCGCCGGCGATGTTTCCAACCCCAAGACTTTCCACGGCAAAGTCATGGACCGGCTTTCAGAAATTGCAGAGCTCCTGCTCGAACAGAAAATGACCGACACCGGACGGCTGCTCTGGATCCCCGGAACGCCACTCGACATGCCCTCGGATCCCCGTCCCCCTCTCCCGGGAAATTGA
- a CDS encoding Hsp20/alpha crystallin family protein: MSQLPWKPIRVRNIEQQIDQAFDDLLHGQWGICGPSGGWQPEIDIYETPDSYFVEADIPGVPTDEIHIEVTPHSLSISGWRQSGCVEKSAQGVCIERRKGSFFRRFPLEHAVDPHRVERENKAGTLTLRIPKQKLKQQP; the protein is encoded by the coding sequence ATGTCACAACTTCCCTGGAAGCCCATCCGGGTCCGCAACATCGAACAGCAGATCGATCAGGCCTTCGACGATTTACTCCACGGCCAGTGGGGCATCTGTGGCCCCTCGGGAGGCTGGCAACCCGAAATCGATATTTATGAAACCCCGGACTCCTATTTCGTGGAAGCCGATATCCCCGGCGTCCCCACGGATGAAATTCATATCGAAGTCACCCCGCATTCCCTCAGCATCTCCGGCTGGCGTCAGTCCGGCTGTGTTGAGAAATCTGCCCAGGGGGTCTGCATCGAACGCCGCAAAGGCAGTTTTTTCCGTCGCTTCCCGCTCGAACACGCCGTCGACCCGCATCGGGTGGAACGCGAAAACAAAGCGGGAACTCTGACATTGAGAATCCCCAAACAGAAACTGAAACAACAACCCTAG
- a CDS encoding SPFH domain-containing protein, giving the protein MQRSKLIIIPVVVLSMMLAIAAFLFHWTIDRIYVPEGQSLQLRYKGPLIFGDRIQAEPGMWAKEGQMGILEKMRGPGRHFYCPIWWERKLVDDVVIKPGEIGEVTCKLGKNQEGANFLVDGDIGHTEYKGVLRKVLHPGRYRVNPYGYTVEVKKRIDFTSGQSQKVAGWVEIPTGYVGVVTQLSDNQATGVKKGVQEKVLPPGNYPVNGREQQIDIVEIGYRHSTISVEVKHDQLGETVVDENGEPQISDPRSGIAFPSADGFPIHIDFTGIWGLMPDQAAHAVRTFGNVDQVEKKVVLPQIESICRNNGSEYKAVQLLVGSDREVYQKTCLDQFHSVLDDKEITLLYGLVRHVYIPKQVREPIQRAFIADELKLTREEEQSTAKEEARLREAENKVELATDTVDADTEKQVEEAKAGGQREAAKIEAETEKLVAAIDKETEELKAQAVTILGEATNEGKKMVEEAKSDRFRLAVDAFGSPQAYNNWYFATNLPDNVELNFLYAGEGTLWTDMNKANGGFGVRGIIPLKSDSTAPTQQRPAR; this is encoded by the coding sequence ATGCAACGCAGTAAATTGATCATCATCCCTGTTGTCGTGCTGTCGATGATGCTGGCCATCGCCGCTTTCCTGTTCCACTGGACCATCGACCGCATTTACGTCCCCGAAGGACAGAGCCTGCAGCTCCGTTACAAAGGTCCGCTGATCTTTGGAGATCGAATTCAGGCTGAACCCGGCATGTGGGCCAAAGAAGGCCAGATGGGCATCCTCGAAAAAATGCGTGGCCCTGGACGGCACTTCTACTGCCCCATCTGGTGGGAACGCAAACTCGTCGATGACGTGGTCATCAAGCCGGGTGAAATCGGTGAAGTCACCTGTAAACTCGGAAAGAACCAGGAAGGAGCTAACTTCCTCGTCGACGGCGACATCGGTCATACGGAATACAAAGGCGTGCTCCGCAAAGTACTGCACCCGGGCCGCTATCGCGTGAATCCCTACGGCTACACAGTCGAAGTCAAAAAACGAATCGACTTCACCTCGGGACAGTCCCAGAAAGTCGCTGGCTGGGTCGAGATCCCCACCGGTTACGTCGGTGTGGTCACGCAGCTCTCTGACAACCAGGCAACCGGCGTGAAGAAAGGTGTTCAGGAAAAAGTACTGCCCCCGGGTAATTATCCCGTCAATGGACGCGAACAGCAGATCGATATCGTGGAAATCGGTTACCGTCACAGTACCATCTCCGTAGAAGTCAAACATGACCAACTCGGAGAAACCGTCGTGGACGAAAACGGCGAACCACAGATCTCCGATCCCCGCAGTGGAATCGCCTTCCCCAGTGCGGACGGCTTCCCGATCCATATCGACTTCACCGGCATCTGGGGTTTGATGCCCGACCAGGCGGCTCACGCTGTCCGAACATTCGGAAACGTGGACCAGGTCGAAAAGAAAGTGGTCCTGCCCCAGATCGAATCGATCTGTCGTAACAACGGTTCGGAATACAAGGCGGTCCAGTTGCTGGTCGGCAGCGATCGTGAAGTCTACCAGAAGACCTGCCTCGACCAGTTCCACAGCGTCCTGGACGATAAGGAGATCACCCTGCTCTACGGCCTGGTGCGACATGTTTACATTCCCAAACAGGTCCGCGAACCGATCCAGCGGGCCTTCATCGCCGATGAATTAAAACTCACCCGCGAAGAAGAACAATCCACCGCCAAAGAAGAAGCCCGACTTCGGGAAGCCGAAAACAAAGTTGAACTGGCCACCGACACCGTGGACGCCGACACGGAAAAGCAGGTGGAAGAAGCCAAGGCCGGCGGTCAGCGTGAAGCGGCTAAGATTGAAGCCGAAACCGAAAAGCTGGTCGCCGCCATCGACAAAGAGACCGAAGAACTGAAGGCCCAGGCTGTAACCATTCTGGGGGAAGCGACCAACGAAGGTAAGAAGATGGTTGAGGAAGCCAAATCAGACCGCTTCCGACTGGCCGTCGATGCCTTCGGTTCTCCCCAGGCCTACAACAACTGGTATTTTGCCACCAACCTGCCCGACAATGTCGAACTGAACTTTCTCTACGCGGGTGAAGGAACGCTCTGGACCGACATGAATAAAGCCAACGGTGGTTTCGGCGTCCGTGGCATCATTCCACTCAAGTCGGATTCAACCGCTCCGACGCAGCAGCGACCAGCCCGCTAA
- a CDS encoding SPFH domain-containing protein: MSDERFKARLLLLKFGITGLFVGGLFLMIFGYVVYSQFRIDVPARHFAVLTRKTGNDLSNDQEISPDLTLKEATHKGLQREVLPEGRYFYNCYTWDWEIYPMVEIPADAMGVRIRLYGEDLPPGDFMSTSEKHKGIIQEVLKPGRYAINALVIDRNSKQPVGAPRLKNDYIEIIELWEPKVIPAGYKGIVTNLAGPMPEDPNQLLVDTGHRGPQKETLDEGTYYLNPYTIRINAIDTRSLRFDLSQGGVMMFPSKDGFPITLDGVIEFRVIPTTAAQTYVTYNDVSNDETGSTAIADEIINKVIMPNARAFCRLRGSNTSAREFIGGETRAAFQKEFQTKITETCKEQGIEIVQALITTITPPEAIAEPLRNREIAVQKKGQYGRETLQKEQEAVLATETALIEQKTALVTADREIIKKITLARQEQGVALEQAERDKEVAQEQLEAAKDKAQAILAKARAEAAVIGFENVADAAGWKRAVEAFGGDGSSFGRYVLYQKLAPGFKKIMTNTADSPLMRIFDHFADSAPVTPQPAKTQPVTAVSTEK; encoded by the coding sequence ATGAGCGACGAACGATTCAAAGCCAGACTTCTTTTGCTGAAATTCGGGATCACCGGCCTCTTCGTTGGCGGATTATTCCTGATGATTTTCGGGTACGTGGTCTACTCCCAGTTTCGCATCGACGTCCCCGCCCGGCACTTTGCCGTCCTGACACGCAAGACCGGTAACGACCTCAGCAACGATCAGGAAATCTCGCCAGACCTCACGCTGAAAGAAGCCACTCACAAAGGACTCCAGCGGGAAGTCCTGCCCGAAGGACGCTACTTCTACAACTGCTACACGTGGGACTGGGAAATTTATCCGATGGTCGAAATTCCCGCCGACGCGATGGGCGTCCGCATTCGACTCTATGGCGAAGATCTGCCCCCCGGCGACTTCATGTCGACCAGCGAAAAGCACAAAGGTATCATCCAGGAAGTGCTCAAACCAGGTCGCTATGCCATCAACGCCCTGGTCATCGATCGTAATTCGAAGCAGCCCGTTGGTGCACCCCGTCTCAAGAACGACTACATCGAAATCATCGAGCTCTGGGAACCCAAGGTCATTCCCGCCGGTTACAAAGGCATCGTCACGAACCTGGCCGGCCCCATGCCCGAAGATCCCAACCAGTTACTCGTTGATACCGGCCACCGTGGTCCACAAAAAGAAACCCTGGACGAAGGTACGTACTACCTGAATCCGTACACGATCCGCATCAACGCCATCGATACGCGTTCACTCCGGTTCGACCTCTCCCAGGGGGGCGTGATGATGTTCCCCAGTAAGGACGGTTTCCCGATTACCCTCGACGGCGTCATCGAGTTCCGCGTCATCCCCACCACCGCGGCTCAGACTTACGTAACCTACAACGATGTTTCGAACGACGAAACAGGTTCGACGGCAATTGCCGACGAAATCATCAACAAGGTCATCATGCCCAACGCCCGGGCCTTCTGTCGCCTGCGGGGTTCTAACACCAGTGCCCGCGAATTCATCGGCGGTGAAACCCGTGCGGCTTTCCAGAAGGAGTTCCAGACCAAGATCACCGAAACCTGTAAAGAACAGGGCATCGAAATCGTGCAGGCCCTGATCACCACGATCACACCTCCGGAAGCCATCGCGGAACCGCTCCGAAACCGCGAAATTGCCGTCCAGAAAAAAGGACAGTACGGCCGGGAAACGCTGCAGAAAGAACAGGAAGCCGTCCTCGCCACCGAGACGGCGCTCATCGAACAGAAGACAGCCCTCGTGACCGCAGATCGGGAGATCATCAAAAAGATCACCCTCGCCCGTCAGGAACAGGGGGTCGCTCTCGAACAGGCAGAGCGGGATAAGGAAGTCGCCCAGGAACAACTGGAAGCAGCCAAAGACAAAGCCCAGGCGATTCTTGCCAAGGCCCGTGCGGAAGCAGCCGTGATCGGCTTTGAGAACGTTGCGGATGCCGCGGGCTGGAAAAGGGCCGTGGAAGCATTTGGCGGAGATGGTTCCAGCTTCGGACGCTATGTCCTCTACCAGAAGCTGGCCCCCGGATTCAAAAAGATCATGACCAACACGGCAGACTCACCGCTGATGCGAATCTTCGATCACTTCGCCGATTCTGCACCAGTCACACCGCAACCAGCAAAGACACAACCGGTGACCGCCGTGTCTACGGAAAAGTGA
- a CDS encoding ferritin family protein codes for MAYRKVEDILGLVESFHKRMRQALERVEVESRSESVEWLSKQLRAHELHWQAALNGYGKRVAEGVLDTWLQYIPDEDVREQLDSIRVQRDMTLDELNDMNIRFRQALIQLYESLANGSSAPRVKELFEQLLEYEKSVIADQSQKSRESDLVDSESLPRSQSS; via the coding sequence ATGGCATATCGCAAAGTAGAAGATATTTTAGGACTGGTCGAGTCTTTTCATAAACGGATGCGTCAGGCTCTGGAACGCGTGGAAGTGGAATCCCGATCCGAAAGCGTAGAATGGCTCTCTAAACAGTTACGGGCGCACGAACTGCACTGGCAGGCTGCTTTGAACGGATACGGGAAGCGGGTGGCAGAAGGCGTATTGGATACGTGGTTGCAGTACATTCCGGATGAGGATGTGCGCGAGCAGCTGGATTCAATCCGGGTACAGCGTGATATGACGCTGGACGAGTTGAATGATATGAATATCCGGTTTCGCCAGGCATTGATTCAGTTGTATGAATCACTGGCCAATGGTTCTTCCGCACCGCGCGTCAAAGAACTGTTTGAGCAACTGCTGGAGTATGAAAAATCAGTGATCGCAGACCAGAGTCAGAAGTCTCGAGAATCGGACCTGGTGGATTCAGAGAGTCTGCCTCGGTCGCAGTCATCTTGA
- a CDS encoding pyridoxamine 5'-phosphate oxidase family protein, which translates to MNQQEPKQQERQQSIETLRELIRDIKICMLTTHSSEQGLRSRPMITARHEFDGELWLFTHADDPKVKEIERDPTVNLVYSEPKEDRYISIAGQAQLIQNKQKAELLWTDSLNEWFSGGPEDPSLMLICVHVAEAEYWDANVQNLSDAVRALFFTSTAPKHDKLEWSDTPS; encoded by the coding sequence ATGAATCAGCAAGAACCGAAACAACAGGAACGTCAGCAGTCCATCGAGACACTGCGTGAACTGATCCGCGATATTAAAATCTGCATGCTTACAACCCACTCTTCCGAACAGGGTCTGAGAAGCAGACCCATGATCACAGCCCGGCATGAGTTCGATGGTGAACTCTGGCTGTTTACCCACGCCGATGATCCCAAGGTCAAGGAAATCGAACGAGACCCGACCGTCAACCTTGTTTACTCAGAACCGAAAGAAGACCGATACATCTCTATCGCTGGCCAGGCACAACTCATCCAGAACAAGCAGAAAGCAGAGCTGCTCTGGACCGACAGCCTGAATGAATGGTTTTCAGGCGGTCCGGAAGACCCCAGCCTGATGCTGATTTGCGTGCATGTCGCAGAAGCTGAGTACTGGGATGCGAATGTGCAAAACCTCTCCGATGCGGTAAGAGCACTCTTCTTCACTTCGACAGCACCGAAACACGATAAGCTGGAATGGTCAGACACGCCGTCCTGA